One segment of Acidianus sp. HS-5 DNA contains the following:
- a CDS encoding MarR family transcriptional regulator, with translation MKEIESKELEVLRIMSIIYKEINREALKRIGEGDLSALDVGIIKMLSISPYTPAKLASILGVSKSAMTYAVDRLERLGLVMRVRSEKDRRIIQLELTEKGKEILVKAEKIYADVTKEKLNVLTEDEINTLINILQKLISK, from the coding sequence GAAGGAAATAGAGTCTAAAGAACTTGAAGTCTTAAGAATAATGTCAATAATATATAAGGAAATAAATCGTGAAGCGTTAAAAAGAATAGGAGAGGGAGATCTTTCGGCTTTAGATGTCGGTATAATAAAAATGCTGAGCATATCTCCTTATACTCCCGCTAAACTTGCAAGCATTTTAGGAGTTTCAAAATCTGCAATGACGTACGCCGTAGATAGGTTAGAAAGATTAGGCTTAGTTATGAGGGTTAGAAGCGAAAAAGATAGGAGGATTATACAATTAGAACTGACAGAAAAAGGTAAGGAAATTTTAGTGAAGGCTGAAAAAATATATGCTGACGTAACTAAGGAAAAACTTAATGTATTAACGGAAGATGAAATTAACACATTGATAAATATTCTCCAGAAATTGATCTCAAAATAG